In Zhaonella formicivorans, one DNA window encodes the following:
- the queG gene encoding tRNA epoxyqueuosine(34) reductase QueG: MEKAQLIKEVAREIGFDLCGITTAEPFYELEDFLRLRAKQGWQSEFEHKELEKRINPRLVLPEARSIIALGKTYPPCEQNATPGYGIIARCGRGIDYHVDFRKRMNALVQFLTKDLGVTKAVSMVDTGPLIDRAVAARAGVGWYGKNCSIISPEWGSWIALGEVLLDMDLPVDEPLVLECGQCRRCLEACPSGALFAPYRVNPTICLSQLTQTKAIIPEVYRKLLGNRLYGCDTCQEVCPKNKRLKINEPSLDPGEAVLRAEDLLALTKSQFQQKYGSSAFAWRGKTILQRNAIIALGNEKNPDSVPLLTEVLQGPNTVLRGYSAWALGQIGTRKAKQSLQAALSRETEPWVLEEISAALKN; encoded by the coding sequence ATGGAAAAAGCACAACTGATTAAAGAAGTTGCCAGGGAAATAGGCTTCGACTTATGCGGGATTACAACGGCAGAGCCTTTTTATGAGCTGGAGGACTTTTTGCGCCTGCGGGCGAAGCAGGGTTGGCAATCTGAATTTGAACACAAGGAATTGGAAAAGCGAATCAATCCCAGATTAGTATTACCCGAGGCCAGGTCTATTATAGCTCTGGGCAAAACATATCCTCCTTGTGAGCAGAACGCCACTCCCGGTTACGGTATAATAGCACGCTGCGGCAGGGGCATTGACTACCATGTGGATTTCAGAAAGCGGATGAATGCTTTGGTACAGTTTTTGACTAAGGACTTAGGCGTCACAAAAGCAGTGTCCATGGTAGATACGGGACCGCTGATTGACAGGGCGGTAGCAGCCAGGGCGGGGGTGGGTTGGTACGGCAAAAACTGTTCAATTATTTCCCCTGAATGGGGTTCCTGGATAGCATTGGGGGAAGTTTTGCTGGACATGGATTTGCCGGTTGATGAACCGCTCGTTCTGGAATGCGGTCAGTGCCGCAGATGCCTGGAGGCTTGCCCGTCCGGAGCCTTATTTGCTCCCTACAGGGTAAATCCTACTATCTGTCTTTCCCAGCTCACCCAGACCAAGGCCATAATTCCGGAAGTATACCGCAAGCTTTTGGGCAATCGGCTTTACGGCTGTGACACCTGTCAGGAGGTTTGCCCTAAAAATAAACGGCTAAAGATTAACGAGCCATCTCTAGACCCAGGGGAGGCGGTGCTCAGGGCGGAAGACCTTTTGGCTTTGACCAAAAGTCAGTTTCAGCAAAAGTACGGCAGTTCTGCTTTTGCTTGGAGAGGGAAGACCATTCTCCAGCGCAATGCCATTATTGCTTTGGGTAACGAAAAAAACCCGGATTCTGTGCCACTTTTGACCGAGGTCTTGCAGGGGCCTAATACAGTTTTGCGCGGGTATAGCGCCTGGGCTCTGGGACAAATCGGTACTCGAAAAGCTAAACAAAGTTTACAAGCTGCGCTGAGCCGGGAGACCGAACCATGGGTTTTGGAGGAAATCAGCGCTGCGTTAAAAAACTAA
- a CDS encoding metal-dependent hydrolase, with protein sequence MTHALIGLGLAGFSGETLTISNPLYLGACLGAMAPDLDIICQLKGDVTYLKHHRGFTHSIPGMLALGLGIAVVLFLFNPVYSLGQVFLWTFLGTLSHGVMDILNSYGSKLFWPFSNKRWTLNLVNAVDPVILLVLTAMVFAQKLGFSSAAGLGLMLLYLCVRYLIALRLNKLLRVKFNPAAKITVMPSLLKFWCWDCLIENDQQVMFIEVNSFTSVLNVKQELSKEQKGNSLVKKALESKLGKMFREFTPHFHVIINPWQQGYLVKFLDLRYCLKQEFLHSATIFFNHRQEIAEQIFHPYHKNRKIRISG encoded by the coding sequence GTGACACACGCATTAATAGGTCTTGGTTTAGCGGGTTTTTCCGGGGAGACCTTGACTATCTCCAACCCCCTTTATCTGGGCGCCTGCCTGGGAGCCATGGCGCCGGATTTAGATATAATCTGCCAGCTAAAAGGGGATGTAACATATTTAAAACACCACCGGGGCTTTACCCATTCGATCCCCGGAATGCTGGCCCTGGGTTTGGGGATAGCGGTTGTACTATTCTTATTTAATCCGGTTTACAGCCTGGGCCAGGTTTTTTTGTGGACATTCTTGGGAACTTTGTCCCACGGGGTGATGGACATTTTAAATTCTTACGGTTCCAAACTATTCTGGCCCTTTAGCAACAAGCGCTGGACTTTAAATCTGGTCAATGCTGTGGACCCGGTTATTCTCCTAGTTTTAACTGCCATGGTTTTTGCGCAAAAACTGGGGTTTTCGTCTGCTGCCGGATTAGGGCTGATGCTGCTTTATTTATGTGTACGATATCTAATTGCCCTGAGGTTAAATAAGCTGTTGCGGGTAAAATTTAATCCGGCTGCCAAAATTACCGTGATGCCTTCATTGCTAAAATTTTGGTGTTGGGATTGCCTGATTGAAAACGATCAACAGGTAATGTTTATTGAAGTTAATTCATTTACCTCAGTATTAAATGTTAAACAGGAACTGTCCAAGGAGCAAAAAGGTAACTCCCTGGTGAAAAAAGCATTGGAAAGCAAACTGGGTAAAATGTTCAGGGAATTTACTCCCCATTTCCACGTCATTATCAACCCCTGGCAGCAAGGCTACCTGGTGAAGTTCCTGGACCTGCGGTACTGTTTAAAACAGGAATTTTTACATTCTGCAACCATATTTTTTAACCATCGGCAGGAGATTGCTGAGCAAATTTTTCACCCTTACCATAAAAACCGCAAAATTAGAATTTCCGGTTAG
- a CDS encoding acetate--CoA ligase family protein — translation MHKLIKEAKEAGRSLLENEANSLLKEFSLPVIDCYLTSTPEEAVAAAEELGYPVVMKVVSSQIIHKSEAGGVKLNLKTAEEVQKAYQEIIQNAKAFNPKAQVEGILVTPYLPDGTEVIIGMTTDPQFGPVMMFGLGGIFVEVFKDVSFKLAPLSIEEAREMIKNVKGYTILQGVRGQKAKYTEGLADALVKLSQLVTANPEIKEIDLNPVVVFEDSIAILDARILL, via the coding sequence ATGCATAAACTGATCAAAGAAGCTAAGGAAGCAGGGCGCAGCCTCCTGGAGAACGAGGCTAACTCCCTTCTAAAAGAATTCAGCCTTCCTGTAATAGACTGCTATTTGACTAGCACTCCCGAAGAAGCGGTAGCCGCAGCGGAAGAGTTGGGTTATCCGGTAGTTATGAAAGTAGTATCGTCCCAGATTATTCACAAAAGCGAAGCCGGGGGGGTTAAGTTAAACCTGAAAACAGCAGAAGAAGTGCAGAAAGCTTACCAGGAAATTATCCAAAATGCCAAGGCATTTAATCCGAAAGCTCAAGTGGAGGGTATCCTGGTTACACCATATCTCCCCGATGGCACCGAGGTCATCATAGGTATGACTACGGATCCCCAATTTGGCCCGGTAATGATGTTTGGTTTAGGCGGTATTTTTGTGGAAGTATTTAAAGATGTAAGTTTTAAGCTTGCCCCCTTGAGCATTGAGGAAGCCCGCGAAATGATCAAAAACGTAAAGGGATATACAATCCTGCAGGGGGTACGGGGACAAAAAGCCAAGTATACTGAAGGCCTGGCTGATGCTTTAGTTAAGCTCAGCCAATTAGTTACCGCAAACCCCGAAATAAAAGAAATTGACTTAAACCCGGTAGTCGTTTTTGAGGACAGCATAGCTATTTTGGATGCCAGAATCCTGCTTTGA
- a CDS encoding acetate--CoA ligase family protein, whose product MAAKKDLDYFFYPDSLAVVGASNNPYKAGYQIVKNMLDYGYQGRVYPVNPQEDQILGLTCYPSLQSIPETIELVIIAVPSSHVLGVMQQAAARGDVKAAVVVAAGFAETKEPELVALEKEVVAVARSAGIRVFGPNCVGVMNTRNMLDTTIEPPVAKTQGGVSIITQSGAMGGSLLLFMEEQPAPLGYAKWAHVGNMSDVDVLEILEYYGQDADTKVVAMYMEGLRDGRKFIEIAQKITAVKPVIILKVGRSDIGSKATASHTGALAGSDLVYDAAFEKCGVTRVSYLEELTTTAKAFAMLPLPQGENVCVLTEAGGPGIVAVDELGFAKHAKLAHISEEGKRKFKECLPPMAMICHPDGYLDITAAAMTEHHLDALKIALEEPEVDSIILITVPPTFLPPVELAQNLLPVLKNAAKPVFVCFLAGKWVEEARALLEQNGIPTFKTPSDAVRVLDKMIERKKYLKKLAERKEGVSNA is encoded by the coding sequence ATGGCTGCAAAAAAAGACTTGGATTACTTTTTTTACCCTGACAGCCTGGCAGTAGTTGGCGCTTCCAATAATCCCTATAAAGCGGGGTACCAGATTGTCAAGAATATGTTGGACTATGGTTATCAAGGCCGGGTTTACCCCGTCAACCCCCAAGAGGACCAGATCCTGGGGTTAACATGCTATCCTTCCTTACAGAGCATTCCGGAAACCATTGAGTTGGTTATTATTGCCGTTCCTTCCTCCCATGTTCTGGGAGTAATGCAGCAGGCTGCTGCCAGGGGGGATGTGAAAGCTGCGGTGGTAGTTGCCGCCGGTTTTGCCGAAACAAAAGAGCCGGAGCTGGTTGCTCTGGAAAAGGAAGTTGTGGCTGTGGCCCGGTCGGCCGGAATCAGAGTCTTCGGCCCAAACTGTGTGGGTGTGATGAACACCAGAAATATGCTGGATACTACTATTGAACCACCGGTGGCCAAAACCCAGGGTGGAGTTAGCATCATTACCCAAAGCGGAGCCATGGGGGGGTCACTCCTGCTTTTCATGGAAGAACAGCCGGCACCTTTAGGCTACGCCAAATGGGCCCATGTTGGCAATATGTCCGATGTTGATGTCCTAGAAATATTAGAATATTACGGGCAAGATGCCGACACAAAAGTTGTGGCCATGTATATGGAAGGTTTACGGGACGGGCGCAAGTTCATAGAAATAGCTCAAAAAATAACTGCAGTTAAACCGGTCATTATTTTAAAAGTAGGGCGCAGCGATATCGGGTCCAAAGCTACTGCCTCCCATACAGGCGCCCTGGCAGGATCAGATCTGGTTTATGATGCCGCCTTTGAAAAATGCGGTGTGACCAGGGTCAGCTACTTGGAAGAACTGACTACTACGGCTAAAGCATTTGCCATGCTTCCTTTGCCACAGGGGGAAAATGTCTGCGTCCTTACCGAAGCAGGTGGCCCAGGCATTGTGGCTGTGGATGAGCTGGGTTTTGCCAAACATGCCAAGCTGGCCCATATCTCGGAGGAAGGAAAACGGAAATTTAAAGAATGCCTACCTCCTATGGCAATGATTTGCCATCCCGACGGCTATCTTGATATTACAGCGGCTGCCATGACAGAACATCATCTAGATGCTCTTAAGATAGCGTTGGAGGAACCGGAAGTAGACAGTATAATCCTGATTACTGTACCTCCCACTTTCCTTCCTCCGGTGGAACTGGCCCAAAATCTTTTGCCTGTTCTAAAAAATGCCGCAAAGCCTGTCTTTGTATGTTTCCTGGCAGGTAAATGGGTCGAAGAAGCACGGGCTCTGCTGGAGCAGAACGGTATCCCCACTTTTAAAACGCCCAGTGATGCCGTACGGGTTTTGGATAAAATGATTGAACGTAAAAAATACCTGAAGAAATTGGCAGAGCGGAAGGAAGGTGTCAGCAATGCATAA
- a CDS encoding thiamine pyrophosphate-dependent enzyme, with protein sequence MDLPEEEFVAHGRGGCPGCAAVIGARMATKISGKKTIMINSTGCMCVNYGYNGAPLFPYVHSLFENAGSVISGIDAALKALGRREDVNLIVYAGDGGTVDIGFQALSGAVDRGHRFLYICYDNEGYMNTGVQRSGATPYGASTTTTPVGAKAKGEPRPLGRKKDMVRVMAAHGIPYTATASIAYPLDYMRKVQTALQVDGPSYIHLLSPCSPGWGIEPKDTVTVARLAVQTNFAPLYEITGGAAFKVNIKPQKPKPVREYLATQKRFRHLLAKENESELELIQQAVDARFKYLLSCENS encoded by the coding sequence ATTGATTTGCCTGAAGAGGAATTTGTAGCTCACGGCCGTGGAGGATGTCCCGGTTGTGCGGCGGTAATCGGGGCCAGGATGGCCACTAAAATATCCGGCAAAAAAACCATCATGATTAACTCTACCGGTTGTATGTGCGTTAACTACGGTTATAACGGGGCTCCGCTCTTTCCATATGTTCACAGTCTTTTCGAGAATGCCGGCTCCGTTATCAGCGGCATAGATGCAGCACTAAAAGCTTTGGGCCGCAGGGAAGATGTCAATTTAATCGTTTATGCGGGCGACGGAGGCACTGTGGATATCGGTTTTCAGGCTTTATCGGGGGCTGTGGACCGTGGTCACCGTTTTCTGTACATTTGTTATGACAATGAGGGTTACATGAACACCGGTGTGCAAAGGTCCGGAGCTACGCCATACGGCGCCAGCACTACTACCACGCCTGTGGGGGCTAAAGCTAAAGGGGAGCCCCGTCCTCTGGGACGGAAAAAGGATATGGTCCGGGTGATGGCAGCCCACGGAATCCCTTATACAGCCACGGCCTCCATCGCTTATCCGCTGGATTACATGCGCAAAGTTCAAACCGCTTTACAGGTGGATGGGCCTTCCTATATCCATTTGCTTTCTCCTTGCTCCCCGGGCTGGGGCATAGAGCCGAAAGATACGGTGACGGTGGCCAGGCTGGCAGTGCAGACTAATTTCGCTCCCCTCTACGAAATCACCGGGGGGGCTGCTTTCAAGGTAAATATCAAACCGCAAAAACCCAAACCGGTGAGGGAATACTTGGCTACCCAAAAACGTTTCCGCCACCTGTTGGCAAAAGAGAATGAGTCTGAATTAGAGCTGATTCAACAAGCGGTTGACGCTAGGTTTAAGTATTTGCTCAGCTGTGAAAATAGCTAG
- the porA gene encoding pyruvate ferredoxin oxidoreductase — translation MRQYLSGTKAAAEAAKLAEVNVVAAYPITPQTSIVEYLASFVANGELQAQMIPVESEHSAMSATYGASLAGARTFTASSSQGLCLMHEVLFMASGLRLPIVMAVANRSLASPVSIFADHQDSLAQRDTGWLQFYVENCQEVLDTILLAFRVAEDQRVLLPVMVCFDGFYVSHISEPVDVPTSEQVKSFLPAFRANYPTLDLTSPKMFNVMAFPDSFEEFQRDKHESMRKATKVIKEAMDHFAQIFGRNYGMIETYRTEDAELVLVGLGSMMGTVKASIDILRSEGLKVGMAKIKAFRPFPFAELAEVLQNAKAVGVLDRDISFGSTGIVYQEVLASLKHLEHEPLVLDLIAGLGGRDITVDTVVKSARLLQEASEAGYGKDRVIWVDANQDLLDIWKVGAAHVG, via the coding sequence ATGAGACAGTATTTGTCAGGAACAAAAGCGGCTGCTGAGGCAGCTAAATTAGCTGAGGTAAATGTAGTAGCTGCTTATCCCATCACGCCTCAAACCTCCATTGTGGAGTATCTGGCATCCTTTGTGGCCAATGGGGAGTTACAGGCGCAAATGATTCCGGTGGAAAGTGAACACAGCGCCATGTCGGCAACGTACGGTGCCTCCCTGGCAGGTGCCCGCACTTTTACCGCCAGCAGTTCACAAGGGTTGTGTCTGATGCATGAAGTTTTATTTATGGCCTCAGGCCTACGCTTGCCCATAGTGATGGCAGTAGCCAACCGTTCTCTGGCATCGCCGGTCAGCATCTTTGCCGACCATCAGGATTCATTGGCCCAAAGGGATACAGGCTGGCTGCAGTTTTACGTGGAAAACTGCCAGGAAGTACTGGATACTATCCTCCTGGCTTTCCGGGTGGCTGAAGATCAAAGGGTACTTTTACCGGTCATGGTCTGCTTTGACGGCTTTTACGTTTCCCATATTTCTGAACCTGTGGATGTGCCAACTTCGGAACAGGTAAAAAGCTTTCTGCCTGCTTTTCGGGCCAATTACCCGACCCTTGATCTCACCAGTCCTAAGATGTTTAATGTGATGGCATTTCCTGACTCTTTTGAAGAGTTCCAGCGGGATAAGCATGAAAGCATGCGAAAGGCTACAAAAGTAATTAAGGAAGCCATGGACCATTTTGCGCAAATTTTTGGCAGGAATTACGGTATGATAGAGACTTACCGGACGGAAGATGCCGAGCTTGTTTTGGTAGGTCTTGGTTCCATGATGGGGACTGTTAAAGCATCAATTGATATTTTACGCAGTGAGGGATTAAAAGTGGGCATGGCTAAAATTAAAGCTTTTCGCCCCTTCCCTTTTGCTGAACTGGCTGAAGTTTTGCAGAACGCCAAAGCGGTAGGTGTTTTGGATAGGGATATTTCCTTTGGCAGCACAGGCATAGTTTATCAGGAAGTGCTGGCAAGTTTGAAACATTTGGAGCACGAGCCGCTGGTGCTGGACTTGATTGCCGGGCTGGGCGGAAGGGATATTACTGTTGATACTGTTGTTAAGTCAGCCCGGCTTTTACAAGAGGCCAGTGAAGCAGGATATGGCAAAGACAGGGTGATCTGGGTGGATGCCAATCAAGATTTGTTGGACATTTGGAAGGTAGGTGCAGCCCATGTCGGTTAG
- a CDS encoding 4Fe-4S binding protein has product MKHPWLVERPVSPWLPGGFSRKNKPSRTEKPVLDQEKCNSCQLCWIYCPDGVISREDGMVIDYRYCKGCGVCAVECPKGAITMIREGTA; this is encoded by the coding sequence ATGAAACATCCTTGGTTAGTTGAGCGGCCCGTTTCCCCTTGGTTGCCGGGAGGCTTTTCTCGTAAAAATAAGCCGAGCCGCACAGAAAAACCTGTATTGGATCAGGAAAAATGCAACAGCTGCCAGTTGTGCTGGATCTATTGCCCGGACGGTGTGATTAGCCGGGAAGACGGAATGGTAATTGATTACAGATACTGCAAAGGCTGCGGAGTATGCGCTGTAGAATGCCCGAAAGGGGCCATCACTATGATCAGGGAGGGAACGGCATGA
- a CDS encoding 2-oxoacid:acceptor oxidoreductase family protein encodes MYEIRLHGLGGEGVVVASELLGKAAMKQGKWSHSFPFFGTDIRGAAVKAFTRIDDRPIAIKSYIYKPDTLLIFNDILLSDPDVAVGVSTSTLVLVNTELSPEVLGESELGKLGAKIIPIKATELGYQCFNRPIFNTIMLGALLKVQAVVDKDILCQVIAEEFPSKLAEANVAALEKGYQSVERMDGDETSLVS; translated from the coding sequence ATGTACGAGATCAGGTTACATGGTTTGGGCGGCGAAGGAGTGGTTGTGGCCTCAGAGCTGTTAGGTAAAGCTGCCATGAAGCAGGGAAAATGGTCCCACTCTTTCCCTTTTTTTGGCACCGATATTCGTGGCGCAGCTGTTAAGGCTTTCACCAGGATCGATGACCGGCCCATAGCGATTAAATCTTACATTTATAAGCCTGATACGCTGTTGATATTTAATGATATTTTGCTGAGCGATCCCGATGTTGCTGTAGGGGTAAGCACTTCTACCCTGGTACTGGTCAATACGGAATTAAGTCCAGAGGTTCTGGGTGAAAGTGAGCTAGGCAAACTTGGGGCAAAGATTATCCCCATAAAAGCAACTGAGTTAGGCTATCAGTGCTTTAACCGGCCTATTTTTAACACCATTATGCTTGGCGCCCTTTTAAAAGTCCAAGCAGTGGTTGATAAAGACATTCTATGTCAGGTAATTGCTGAGGAATTCCCCTCAAAATTGGCTGAAGCAAATGTTGCTGCCTTGGAAAAAGGCTACCAAAGCGTAGAAAGGATGGATGGGGATGAAACATCCTTGGTTAGTTGA
- a CDS encoding TRAP transporter large permease translates to MEQYASTLTVVGGSFVLLMALGLPVAFVFLFILLAGSIVLIGSPTGPYASVMSLFGSIGTFSLSPIPLFVLMGEVLLHSGLAVRSLDALSKLIGKLPARLSIISNIGGALFGLLSGSTMASTAVLGTVLVPEMQKRGYSKAMSFGPILASGSLAMIIPPSNITVIYGTVAQVPIGPLLIAGVIPGFLIALNYMINILIRVKLNPALAPDYEVAQVNIQEKLRLFFVDLLPLSAIIFLVTGIFLVGIATPTEAAALGAVGTIIMAALYRSLNREVLLKSLKGTVTITSMTLLIIGGSEIFSQLLSYSGLTRAAVEFAMGLNLPPMGVLALMILIILILGCIMESVPIIMVTVPIFVPIAAQLGFDPIWFGMIMLLALEIGLITPPFGLLLFVMKGVAPEGTAFSDLYRSSFPFVISDLITILLLILFPPLVTWLPSLLMK, encoded by the coding sequence TTGGAACAGTATGCTAGTACGCTAACAGTTGTTGGAGGTTCTTTTGTACTCCTCATGGCCCTGGGTTTACCTGTTGCTTTTGTTTTCCTGTTTATCTTGCTGGCAGGTTCGATTGTATTGATAGGTTCGCCTACCGGTCCTTATGCTTCAGTGATGAGCTTGTTTGGTTCCATTGGCACTTTTAGTTTGTCTCCCATCCCTCTTTTTGTGTTAATGGGAGAAGTCCTGCTGCATTCAGGATTAGCTGTGCGGAGCCTGGATGCCCTTTCTAAATTAATCGGCAAACTCCCCGCCAGGCTCAGCATTATATCTAATATAGGCGGTGCGCTTTTTGGGCTGTTGAGCGGCTCTACCATGGCCAGCACTGCTGTCTTAGGGACAGTACTTGTGCCTGAGATGCAAAAAAGAGGCTACAGCAAGGCAATGAGTTTCGGCCCGATTTTAGCTTCAGGCAGTCTGGCCATGATTATTCCCCCCAGCAACATCACTGTAATTTACGGCACAGTAGCCCAAGTGCCTATCGGCCCCTTACTCATTGCAGGGGTCATACCCGGTTTTCTGATCGCTCTAAATTACATGATTAATATATTAATTAGAGTCAAGCTGAATCCGGCACTGGCCCCTGACTACGAAGTCGCACAAGTAAATATACAGGAAAAACTTCGGCTGTTTTTTGTCGATTTACTTCCTTTAAGCGCCATTATTTTCCTGGTTACAGGAATTTTTCTGGTGGGAATTGCTACTCCTACTGAAGCGGCGGCTCTTGGTGCTGTCGGCACCATAATAATGGCTGCATTGTATCGTAGCTTAAATCGCGAAGTGTTGCTGAAGTCCTTAAAAGGAACTGTCACTATTACTTCCATGACGCTCCTTATTATCGGAGGTTCAGAGATCTTCAGCCAGCTGCTTAGCTACTCAGGATTAACCAGGGCAGCCGTTGAGTTTGCCATGGGGTTGAATCTGCCTCCTATGGGAGTGTTAGCCCTAATGATTCTAATCATTCTGATCTTGGGCTGCATCATGGAGTCAGTCCCCATTATCATGGTTACGGTCCCAATCTTTGTACCAATTGCAGCTCAGCTGGGCTTTGACCCGATCTGGTTCGGTATGATTATGCTTCTGGCTTTGGAAATAGGGCTGATTACCCCGCCGTTCGGGTTGCTCTTATTTGTGATGAAGGGTGTTGCACCAGAAGGGACTGCTTTTTCGGACCTTTATCGGTCCTCATTCCCGTTTGTTATCAGTGACTTAATAACTATATTACTGCTCATTCTTTTCCCGCCACTGGTTACATGGCTGCCAAGCTTGCTAATGAAGTAA
- a CDS encoding TRAP transporter small permease, with protein sequence MLKNKSLFRKVIDYSTDAMAVISGVLLSLMALMICLAVILRYYFNFSVGWATEIEEYILYLAVILAAPWVLKHDKHVAVDVMTNYLSPKAKRRVAVFTNSIGVLIGIVLFYYSWLTTYENYLNQVLLTKILPVPKYLPLMFIPLMSIFVSFQFLFKVWDNICEIKEETEKIEQGSIAQKM encoded by the coding sequence ATGCTCAAAAACAAAAGCTTATTTAGAAAAGTTATAGATTACAGCACCGATGCTATGGCGGTTATCAGCGGAGTCCTGCTTTCACTGATGGCATTGATGATTTGTCTAGCAGTTATTTTGCGTTATTATTTCAACTTTTCAGTAGGATGGGCTACAGAGATCGAAGAGTACATCCTTTATCTAGCTGTAATTTTAGCTGCTCCTTGGGTGCTGAAACATGATAAACATGTGGCCGTTGATGTTATGACTAATTACTTGTCTCCAAAGGCTAAAAGAAGAGTTGCTGTATTTACTAATTCCATCGGTGTTTTGATTGGTATTGTGCTTTTTTACTACAGCTGGTTGACTACATACGAGAATTATCTCAATCAAGTTTTACTCACTAAAATTTTACCGGTGCCCAAATACTTGCCTTTGATGTTTATCCCGCTTATGTCTATTTTTGTTTCATTCCAATTTCTATTTAAAGTTTGGGATAACATTTGTGAAATAAAAGAGGAGACAGAGAAAATAGAGCAGGGAAGTATTGCACAAAAAATGTAA
- the dctP gene encoding TRAP transporter substrate-binding protein DctP gives MKKSWQKIIVLVAITLFALGLVAGCGQSGEKAQSGDASKGEEAPKEKIVLRAVTPFNQNSPEHDGFWLFTEKVKEKLGDQIEIKYLGAGDVIKAFDQFEMLGKGMFEIGHLPGNYAKNVLPVAETLHLSQLSPMDEREKGVYEILRQEFEKKMNIIYLGKTAGPGYLYSLYTNFKVNTLEDFKGKTIRTSPVYVPLLKALGAGAVSMPPGEIYSAMERKVVDGFGWPTLGIIDGGWAEVTKYRIDPGFYPVGMGVFINKDAWNKIPEDVRAQLEEIMKETEKEAYNFYEQKVADETAKIKEKGMEVIQLPPDQAEKLLSTAYEEGWKEMIQKEPELGQKLKDLTTPK, from the coding sequence ATGAAAAAAAGCTGGCAAAAGATAATTGTGTTAGTTGCAATCACGCTTTTCGCACTTGGCTTAGTAGCCGGTTGTGGTCAATCCGGTGAAAAAGCGCAAAGCGGTGATGCAAGCAAAGGTGAGGAAGCCCCAAAAGAAAAAATAGTGCTACGGGCAGTTACACCTTTCAACCAGAATTCACCTGAGCATGATGGTTTTTGGTTGTTTACTGAAAAGGTCAAGGAAAAGCTTGGTGATCAAATTGAGATCAAGTACTTAGGAGCAGGCGACGTAATTAAAGCTTTTGATCAGTTTGAAATGCTTGGAAAAGGTATGTTCGAAATAGGTCATCTGCCCGGAAACTATGCGAAAAATGTACTACCCGTTGCCGAGACGCTCCACTTAAGCCAGTTATCCCCAATGGATGAGCGGGAAAAAGGCGTGTACGAGATCTTGCGCCAGGAATTTGAGAAGAAGATGAATATCATCTACCTTGGTAAAACTGCTGGTCCCGGTTACCTCTATTCCCTTTACACTAATTTCAAAGTCAACACTTTGGAAGATTTTAAAGGTAAAACTATTCGGACCTCTCCGGTTTACGTTCCTTTGCTTAAAGCTCTAGGCGCCGGCGCTGTCTCCATGCCGCCGGGCGAAATCTATTCAGCCATGGAACGGAAAGTTGTAGACGGATTTGGCTGGCCAACTTTAGGTATAATTGACGGCGGCTGGGCCGAAGTAACAAAGTATCGTATTGACCCGGGTTTTTATCCGGTAGGTATGGGAGTTTTTATTAATAAAGACGCTTGGAACAAGATACCGGAAGACGTACGTGCGCAGTTAGAAGAGATTATGAAAGAGACCGAAAAGGAAGCCTACAATTTCTATGAGCAGAAAGTAGCAGACGAAACAGCCAAGATTAAAGAAAAGGGAATGGAAGTTATTCAGTTGCCTCCTGATCAAGCTGAAAAACTCTTATCAACAGCGTATGAAGAAGGCTGGAAAGAAATGATTCAGAAAGAACCTGAACTGGGTCAGAAACTTAAAGATCTGACCACTCCTAAGTAA